In a genomic window of Canis lupus familiaris isolate Mischka breed German Shepherd chromosome 13, alternate assembly UU_Cfam_GSD_1.0, whole genome shotgun sequence:
- the ARL9 gene encoding ADP-ribosylation factor-like protein 9 isoform X2: MEFLEIGGSEPFRSYWEMYLSRGLLLIFVVDSADHNRLPEAKKHLHQLIGTNPILPLVVFANKQDLEAAYRITDIHEALALSEVGNDRKMFLFGTQVTENGSEIPSVMQDAKDLIAHLAADMQ, encoded by the exons TTGGTGGCAGTGAACCTTTCCGTTCTTATTGGGAAATGTACCTGTCCAGAGGATTGCTGCTGATCTTTGTGGTGGATTCAGCAGATCACAACAGATTGCCTGAAGCTAAGAAACACCTTCATCAATTAATTGGAACAAACCCAATCCTTCCTCTGGTTGTGTTTGCAAACAAACAG GATCTTGAAGCAGCCTATCGTATTACAGATATCCATGAAGCTTTGGCATTGTCTGAGGTCGGAAATGACAGGAAGATGTTCTTGTTTGGAACCCAAGTGACTGAGAATGGCTCAGAAATCCCTTCTGTCATGCAAGATGCCAAAGACTTGATTGCACACCTGGCTGCAGATATGCAGTGA